TGTCAGAATTTGTATCTTTAGAGCGACAATTTTGAAGCTTTCCTGGGCAAGTTTCTTAAAGATTTTGGACAGGTGTCTCTGGAAAGCCCGAGGTTTGATCACAAGGAAAGTGGTGAAGGGACGAGGTCCAGACAACATCTGCTCAAAAATGGTCTCCTCCAGAGGGTATGTACTAGTTTCCTTCACACTCCTGGAGCTGGAAAGTGAATGAATACTTCAACATTGGTATTTCTGCACATTTCAGAAGCTTAATGGAGGGCTTACTGGAAAAACTGTTGTGAATTCTTTAAATCatgttatggaccttgtgtcataccAAGTGGGGGATGATATAATgtgacaactattttaagtttaaatccaTTCACTGACAGCTGTTACAGAAATAGTGTAAAAGTGTATATTAAAATCTTAACTTTTTTGAGGGTTGTGGGGAAGGGTAGAAGCAAAGATCGGAGGGAAACATTATGAGATTCCAGTTTAAGATTCTGGAACACTGGGAAGCATGTCATCGCACTTTAACCAACACTTTTACAAAATCTTACCCCAGTGACCTTCAATTTTAGGTACCTAACCTGTAACCAAGATATCTGCCCCTTACTAAGATCAATCCTTAAACAaggtattatataattatataggcAGTAGTTAATAAGAAAGAGTGAAATTGAAAATCTTGCCATAAAATAcatcactgaccttgacctttgggaaATCTGAACctaaactagaggtgcttttgaaaAAAGCGCGTGTCTCCCAcgactgcctaatcatctgaatagtaagactgtctttatatactgtttgcaGCCTATTGGTATCTGTTGGAGTTGGAgttggagtaaccggtctacatcTGTGTatcggtaattatgttcaagggccataattccgaagtaccTGGcgcgatttggctcattatcgaacttggccgaggagttttgatcaaacacattttgttcaagtttggtgaagatcctatgagaactgtttgacttagagtgcagacaagatttgtgacagacacagacaggagtaaatcaatatgtttcccacaccactgtgtggtgggagacataactaccAGATGTCTGCCAGaattaagaaaatataatgaaatttagaAGCTTGTCATAAAACTATCCTAAAAACGTGggcagcattaaaaaaaaaaaaaacggctttaccttgcaaaatggtgCATGTCATGCTTTGTTTGATACACAGGTATATATGGTAACATAGGTCTGGCTAGTGGATCTGAGAACAGCTCTCTCTCAGTGAAGAACAGTCTGATATATGTGTAAGCCTCCTCCGCTGTCCTGGCATGGATCATGTCCAGATTGAACTGCTGCCCAGACTTGGGGCTCGGACGTGGCTGAACCACACTCTCTAGCTTGGCAAATGCATTCACTCCCCGTAGAGCCAGCACCAAGCATGGTTCTAAACAACAAGATAAGTAAATGAATTAGTACCAAGGTTTTTCGTTTTCATTCTATATAAAGTTACGAAATAACACAAATTATACACCCTTGGAAGTATCACTTCACAATTCTGACACACAATCGAAGCTACACAATTTTGACACACATCAAAGCTTCAAAATTTTGACAAACGTCAAAGCTCCACAACTCTGAAACACATTAAAGCTCAACAATTTTGACACACACTAAAGCTTCACAATTCTGATACGCACCAAAGctaaacaattttgacaaaaggAAAAGCTCCAAAAGTTTGAGACACAACAAATAAACCTTTCCACTAAAACTTAATTCTTTATTGTACTGATCTTGAAAATACACATTTCTTTGATAGTCACCTGAATTAAAAGCACAACTTAAATCACAAACCTGTTGCAAGTGTATGTAAACTATCCTTCCACATTCTGTCACCCACTTCACATGGTGTGACTTCCTTTGCTTGTGACACAGTGAGCCTTGGCACCCACTTCATACCCAGTAACTCGAGACCGTCACTGAACGGCAAAGACTGATGATGACGACTGTATGGTAACATTCCCAACAGTTTGCCTACAACATAATTACAAAAGTGTTACATAAAATTGTCACTGACTGGCAAAAATTTTTGCTATATCAAAAATAGGTAGAAATGTGTTCACTTGACACATGTTATCTCCAGAAATAActctgatgatgatgataaatgaGACGTTTCAAACATaagacttaaaacatttgttcctGCTTACATACTAAATATCTGGCACACGTATAAGCATCTCATTTCTATACCATGCATGTATCTTGAGAGAGTGCAAAAttgaaagtgaaaaatagcaagtAACAAAGATGTCAGTATATTAAAAAGTTACCTACGTTCACATTAAATGTTAAACAAGAAATCTTTAAATATAGTTACTTTAATATAAACTAGAATTTGACACACTAAGGAAAGCATTATTTTACAACAAAGCTTTAAACTGTACAATGATTTCTTACCTATAAACAAACCAGACGTTTTCAGAATATCATTTCCTAGCAACATCAAAACTGTGATCTGTTCTAATTCGGGGTTGGTGAACAACTGAGGTATCACATAGCTTGGGTTGATTTGAACCTCCGGATCAAAGCACTAAAATATACATAGATAAATCAAGtcaatatgagctgcgccatgggaaaaccaacatagtggctttgcgaccagcatggatccagaccagcctgcgcatctgcgcagtctggttaggatccatgctgttcgctaacagtttctctaattgcaatagactttgaaagcgaacagcatggatcctgaccagactgcctggatgcgcaggctggtctggatccatgctggtcgcaaatccactacgttggttttctcatggcgcggctcatatatttactAAACAATTATGATTTCTGTATATTCTGGTTTACAACTTCATTATATCTACCATCAGAAGTTTAGACAGGGGTGTgtctttattttgtcaaaagaATACTAAAATAAAGCATTATACAGACGATGCTGAAAAGGTTTGAATAAAGCAATTTTgtcctagaaaaaaaaataagcaatatATTAACTGAAATATCTGCCAGTGTTAACAAAAACTTAAGATTACCTAAAAACATTGGCGTTacatgacctttttgtgtcggttcgccgtaaaacccaactcattcattcctataaacatttttgtagatacCTGATCACAAGAGACTGGTCTAATCTTGCATGTTCATAAAAATCTGCAGAAATAGGACTTAAAATTTCCAAACAATACCTTGCTGAAATCTCCACCAAGTGTTGATAGCAAACCATCAGAATATCTAGCTGCATGGAACATATGTACAGATTCTAGAGGGTACCCTTCACGTTTCTGCAAGGTACCTGAAAACacaattgtttgttttcattggATTAAGAGTTGGATTGACACAATGTAGGACATATGGTGAcatttcaagcttttgatggtggaaaagACCCAAGGTACCCCAATAAGCATTGTTCATGGCATAGGccgcacctgggtagaaccaccaaattttgtttttactttttgttgggtttaacgttgcatcacacaattataggtcatatggcgactttccaactttaatggtggaggaagaccccatgttcCCCTCCGAGCATCATTTCATTACGGGCCAGCACCTGGGTGGAactaccgaccttctgtaagcctactggatagctttctcacatgaagaattcaacgcccctagtgaggcttgagcccacatcaatgaggggtaagtgattcgaagtcagtggcCTTAACAACTTTGCCACAGAGGCCCTGCAGTTATTTATATTTTCGCATAATGGAAGTGTATAAATTATCCATAATGccttatttcacattttcacataatggaatagtctgtgttcagaccctatgttttgttcacaggagataactatacaaattttgtatcattatgtcccttttattctcaaaacataggtaatcagagccaagactgatgaagtcagaatatataaaagaattattttttctaaaaaaaaaagagaagattatctagtcggtagccagactaataATGGAAGTATATAAACTACCCAAAATGCCctgtaattattttacattttcacatgaCAGAATTGTATAAACTATCCATAACGTCATGTAGTTATTTCACATTTTCGCATAATGGAAGTATACAAATTACCCATAATGCCCTGCAGTGTAAGTTGCACCATACAATCTTCTACAAGACTGGCCGCACTGTGACTAGCATTTTCCTTTAATAATTGAAGGATGGTTGATGGGAAGGTACATTCACGCCACTGACCATGACCCTGGGGGTCAACATGGTCTGCAAGGCTGGCATCAAATGACTCTGAGGCAGATCCAGGACAGAATGCTTTCAGACCTTCTCCTGTGATTCCTGTAAAAGTAAACTATATAATGTTTCAAAGATTTCTTTATGTTAAATCAATGTAATTCTCTCTGCGATCTATGGACTGTTTCATCCAATctgtaacaaggtttttcaaGAACTGTGGCTTAATTTTGCAAAATCTGGTTAAACTAGTATATATTATTCATAATGTTCCCAAAGGTGATTAGTAGAATCTTTCtgactttaaaaaataactttaataactttaattttatttcaaaactgtatttttcctattgtaaatcacaattttgaaaaagattaAGTAATTTCACACAACTTTGCatgaaaatgttgcttttatgctaagACATTCTGAAAGTGTGATAACCATCAATTcacacaaaaaatcaaaattgaatattttaagtcttttcttttaaagaaaaattaaaaactaatCAAGATATCCTTGTCTAggaaaagataaataaaaaagttaGGCGTAACAGTGTTGtgttatactgtgaaatcatttaatttcgatttcgtggttttggccaaaacggctgtttcgtggggacgtaaattcgtggattttcaatttttgaaaaaaaaaagtcataacttccacaggaatagatcaagtatattgttttgttctaacatggaaacctacacgtgtcaaacagcgctaccatggttagcGACTTTGCTATCTACGCCGCGGGAGATTaacgagtgatcatgtgccaattaacgactgcgttatctataattatatgacccctaatttgcaaaacttaatgaaactgtgaaatattcaataagaaaagtcggtgccaattaaaaagtgtcaaaaccgtagcacttgggatatagtcttgcacaattagcattcataatcaaaacaaatataatattcatcACATTGATTATTTGGTCGGGTTTCAAACAAGAACtagtttttgttttgcaaattaaaaaaaaactattatagaTTTACCGATTTTATGGtgctaaaaatgtgttttttgcaCATGACTGATAAAATATTAATGGTTTAGAATCATGAAAAATAAGTTCTGTACACGCCTGTTGTTGAatgcgcgtctgcatctaaaattacaagctgttgaacttttGCATGTGTTATTTTCTGCAGAGAAAACTGTAATGTGAATTGGGTAATAAGGTAATAATGCATCGGGCGCAAATCTAGCAATTAGTTTATAATATTTAATCGTCCAAAAGTAGTAGTagtttactacatgtcagtaaataTAAACAGCAGAGCGGGgccgaaaaaatcaaataacagccgcagcatagtgcggttggcacgtgacactacgtcaaacttctatttttagtatctacttttactttgccAAGCATGTCGTAAACAATCCTCGGGTAAATGTCTCAATGAAATAGTTGGTTTTGTTCCGGCGCATACCTATGTTGATCATTGATGGAGCCTCCATAGACTACACTGCAgaaagctgcaggtcagtactgcCGCATGCACACAACTACGGATCAGATCGGACGGCTGTGGTGTCTTTTAGTACAAGTGGGCATAATTTATTTgttgggacttaatttcgtggttgagctgaaccacgaaatccacgaaattaatcccccacgaataataatgatttcacagtatgtttaCAAAAAGAATTCTATCAGCAATTCACCAAGGCCATTTTTTCTTGgtgaaattttaaaatggttAATCTATAAccagaagaaaaaaagaaatcaaacttTCAGACAATTCTATGCTCTGTTGATTGAAGATAAATTTCTGAATAAAGAACTTTTATTAACTCTATTAAAGGAACAAAAAGCAACTGTCTGAAATTCAACTGATAATTAATATTTTCCTACCCATAGCTGCTGCCCTTTTGTTAGACAGCCTGGTCCTTCGAACCCCAGTCACCTGGTACCCTCTTCTCTGACATGATGCTAAAATAATTCCAAAGCATTGTGGTGGCACTAAAGGAGATATCACTAATATAATTTCACTTTTTGTAGTGGCTGTGAGAGTAGCTAGGGGTCTATGTACTTCCTCTATTGAATCTTTACTTTTGCCACTTGTCTCTTTACTATCTGTGAATGACACTTTTTTGCCCCGCCTGCCTTTGGGGCTTCCACTTCTAAGAGAGTCTTTCTTGGTGTAAGGTGTTCCCACATCAATTACATTCCCCGGTGGGACTCTGCCGCCAAACCAGCGTGCAAGTTCAGTTTGAACACGAGCTGGGGTTCTAGGACAGAACAACAAACACTCGTCTCTAGATTCACCCCCATATAGCGCGCACAATGAATTAGGGTCTGTGCGCCGAGCTAGAGCTGGGTCCGAGGGACCAACAGCATCCAGCCAGAGAGACCGAGCCGCTGTGCCACGTATACACAGCGACAAAACTGCACCAACATTATTTAACAACTCCAATTCAGACAACACAGATGCGTTATCAGTCTGTTGAATATTCATTTGCTCCGGCGACGGATAAACAAGTCTTATACCGGCTAAGTCTAATCCTAACTGTAACACTCTATTTAAAATTCCCATCATAGCTGAAGGTTCTTGATAAATTTTCTTATATATGAGAGATAAAGTGTTCTGTGTATCAAAACTGATTCCTTCGTCATGAAGATCCTGATCGAGCCTGGCCTCGTCGCTGTCGACAGTCTGCCAGAAGAATCCGACAGAAGAGTTAAAGACCTTGACTGCAGCCTGTGGGTCAGGGTTCACGTGTATAAATGTGGACAGTGGCTTCGTTGTTATGTTAGGTAATGGAGGCTTATACATATAACCTataaaccaaaaatatttttgaatattaacATAATACATTAAAATTAAGTACATGCTAAATAATGTAACCTTTCAAATTTTTGgccttaaggtattggacccataatagagtaccttctttatgaagagtattcaattcctacaataaacctaaattgactgcaattttcagaggggcgtaggttcaagccccactgagaccaaacttttttttccatattttcctttttttctagtaagtttgtacttctttcaagacttattttggatgtattgtacaaaagtggaaaattttcattttataagcgatttcttgctgttcaaagtgaatttacctctgaatcaggaggggtagagttagacatctttaaaaatactgagttacatgcggtaaaagttctctattttgccttcattctttagattacatattgtggaagaaattcaggcaggttttacttctgccccaaggttatttttgaatgaagtgagcaaaattcaaaaaagaCCCACAGGATCTGACCATAATTTTTCAACGTTGTAGTTAgaattttgtctcattaaatctgtttacttgaggcaccctagaaaaaattatatttacagttttattttgtgttttataattgtttaacaatagtttgatgttttttttatcaaaattaatgctgtaatgaattctctgcaaacgttttagatagtggccatcaaattaaaatttgtctctacttgagcttgaggagataccataaattatacaaaatttacaaaataacggcacggtaaaagttgtttaaaatttgcaacagaGTGCGAAACAtgatcaactttaagaatataccaaccAAATgccatgttttaaacattactattaggggtccaaaaccttaatcaaatatatatatatgtatctaCTAGTTCAAGCAATCTGACTGTTAGCCGACATTCATTTCAATGAATCTCTCTTgtttatcattttcatatttgTACCTGTATTTCTGCCCTGCATCAATTCAAATCAGATAGcagtaatattaaaaaaaaaaagccttaactttctttatatttctgAACAAAGCATAGGGGTAAgcacttatttttttcattaagctCATTTTCTATAGGATGATCATAGTTTTGATTCAAAATCTGACAAAAAGTTGgatttgaaattttcagtgcAGAGAACACAATCATTAAAaagtgaacaagagctgtctccataggatgacatatgcccccgatggcactttgaatgagtagttatggccgatgttagagtttaggacctttgacctacggagctgggtcttgcgcgcgacacgtcgtcttactgtgtcacacattcatgtgtagttattttaaaatccatgcatgaatgacaaagatatggaccagacacgcccatcaatgcactatcatgaaaaatgacctttaacctccaagtgtgaccttgacctttgagctacagtcctgggttttgcgcgcgacacgtcgtcttactgtggtacacattcatgccaagttatttgaaaatccatccatggttgacaaagatatggaccggacacgcccatcaatgcactatcctttaatgtctaagtgtgaccttgacctttgagcaacggacctgggtcttgcgcgcgacatgtcgtcttactgtggtacacattcacgccaagttatttgaaaatctatccatcgatgacaaagatatggaccggacacgcccatcaatgcactatcctttaatgtctaagtgtgaccttgactttgagctacggacctgggtcttgcgcgcgacacgtcgtcttactgtggtacacattcatgccaagttatttgaaaatccatccatcgatgacaaagatatggaccggacacgcccattaatgcactatcctttaatgtctaagtgtgaccttgacctttgagctacggacctgggtcttgcgcgcgacacgtcgtcttactgtggtacacattcatgccaagttatttgaaaatccatccatcgatgacaaagatatggaccggacacgaaaattgcggacagactgacagaccgacagacggttcaaaaactatatgcctcccttcgggggcataaaaactagtACAGAAATATGTTAAACTTGGATTTATACAAAATAACTCAATCCTATATTACAGGAATTCTCCATTTACCAAAGCACATCAGCATTCCTTGTAACTTTTTAACTACTGAAGTCTTTTAAATTAATAAGTACAAAAAGTACATACTGTATTTCTGATCATCAGATTCATCTGCACCTGGTGGTCCCAGTTCCATGGACACCATGTTCTGTAACCATGGACATACACTGTGTAAGGTGTTGGTGGAGAAATACTTCTGTAAATGttgctgaaatactgttgtgTTCTTACTCTCCGACTTCTGCAAAAAATCATAACTTATTATAGTGCAGTGTTTCACAtcctagcataaaactgctgttcttttcACTTTTTGAGGATGTCTTAAATaatttactttgcatttttttccaatttcatcTAACAGGTACCATTcccaaaatctaaaaaaatccTTGTAATACTCAGAAATATTGATTAAACTGCTTTCAACTTCAATAGCCAAGACCACTCTATTTGAGaaaattttaacaatatcaaagaaaGAATAAACGAATGAATCGTAACAGGCAGTTTTTTCTTGAAACCATGTATTACCATGATCATCAATCGAATGCATAGACGCTTATTAAGTAGAGTGGAAACCTTATATTACCACGATCATCACATCAAATGCATAGACGCTTATTAAGTAGAGTGGAAACCATATATTACCAAGATCATCACATCGAATGTATAGACGCTTATTAAGTAAAGTGTGAATAAAGCTTCTCTTTCAATAAACAAGATCTTATTTGGTTATCACAACAGCTGGAATGACTTTGCTCTATTTTGTTATGAGAGATTCAGAtgtgttttattttgtacatttttgaccAGACAGACAATCAATTTCTTCTCATTAGAGGACATACTACACTCTAAAATGGTTTCATAATTGTGGTttccctaagtgtgaccatgaccttgaagcaagccatccaaaacatgcgctctgcatgttgtctcgatgtggtgaacatttgtgtcaagtttcttcgaaatccttcaaggggttcaagagttacagagcagacaagaaattgctaacagacagacgaaCAGATGGACACCACATAACATAATACGcccccttcgggcatataaaaagcaTAAGGAAATAAGACCCTCAATAGTAACAGACATTTCACAATATATTTCTTAAGCTGCattttttctgtttgatttttATAGTTCAATATCGTAACAACCCAAGTTTAGGCTATAATGCCACTTTCAAACCTTTCTTGGTAGAGAAAGACACCTGATGGCACTTACACCTTTATATCCGACACAAGGTGGTCGAACAACTGACCTTTTGCATGCcaactggatggtttcctcacatgaaagaattctataaCAAACTATGGGTTTGAACTAACAGTGGTGTAAGGTAAGTTATTCAATGTGTCATTTGGCCACACAGGcaccatatttaaaatattttgataggaaataattatataaatgtataccTTATTTTTCTTGGATTTTCCATGTACATATTTTGCATCAAACTGTTCCACTGGAGTGACAGCCACAATCAGACACAGCTGACCATCTAGAAGCACCTGCTGCAGGCCTATCACATAAAATGGCAGTATCCAGGGTGTCTGAGGTCCCGCTACACCTTCCTGTAGATAACTAAAGCTGTTGGGAACCAACGCAAGAAGCCAGGTCAATAACGCTGTGTAACTTGCCGATAGACCATATCCTGTGAAATAAAAGATAAACTTTTAAGTGAATCTCCCTCAATCCACTCTGAGTAAGTAGTATCtgaataataaaatacaaattctCCATTTCAATCATTTGATTCTCTTGAACATCTTATTTATTTAAGcttgactgtgatgaaagctttatgTAAATCTCCCTCAAGCAAAACTACTGGctcaaaaatacacatattgaACCTAGAACCATTGAACTTGGAAGCAGATTTTTACCACAACAACACTGGCTCTAAACACTATGGGTTACTGAATACAAACCTGTATCGACACTTTTATTCCCACTACCCCTATGAAGAACAATCTCTCCGTTGGAAGACAGATGTATTGTGAGCAGTACAGTGACAGTGTCTGGAGATAGCACAGGGGGCAGGCTTCTTGGTGCTGGTTCATACGAAGCATCCTACCAATAGAAAATAATCCATTTGTATTTCACAGAAAATATTAACAGTTATGAGGTTCTGTAATAATTGTAAAGCCCTTCTCATTCCCTTAGAGTGAAACTAATATATCCAATTTGTTATCTATATACGGTTACAACAAATTTGTGCAGAGAGGCAATGATGTGCCCCACACCCATGGTGGCCTGTCAGAGGTAAATGGGTCTGTAATTTTGAGTATAcagtatgctgtgaccttgacctttgacttaacccttaccctgctaaatttctataatgaacttgtccatcttccaatttggacagtaccattaactgttataaggggtgcataccaaaaagatactggctgaataacgaacagttgcagatcatgatcagactgcacggatgtgcaggttgatcataatctacactggtcgcaaaggcagaatcaattgtgtccagcatgataagaccTTATGACCTACAAAGCAATattggtcatctactgaccacaaggAATCATCCTGTATCGAGCCTTGAGGTCAGTGATCATGACCTCACCACCCAAAAATGATCTAGAGAGCACAGGCAATCCTTCCATGAAGATAAACCGTTGAAGGCTCAATCATTTTTTAGTCAttgattcaaaacaaaatttcttcATCCTGACTGAAAATAGACAGCAAGACcaacaataaacaaaataaaataactccCATTTCTTCAGGAGAGGGAGGGATTTTGGGGGCAAAAACAATTCAATACATTTAATTATACTAAAATACAAACTGTTAAAGAAACATACAAAACTGATAAGATTATGCTTACTAGTTCAAATACAGTCGGTGTGTTTTCTGCAGGATCTTGTCTGCCACTGACCGAGGCACTGGGTCGTAGAGCATCCAATCGTTTCTGTAGACGTAATTTTGCCTGTCTTTCACTCTCCCTTTGTTCACGTAGT
The Mercenaria mercenaria strain notata chromosome 10, MADL_Memer_1, whole genome shotgun sequence genome window above contains:
- the LOC123559418 gene encoding dynein axonemal assembly factor 8-like isoform X3, translating into MAQSNKKSTDLSLASTPDGYPAPGSDMLPSGLKPKLDLIFSEVEKKLPDIDFDLSDVDSDSEEPLIFHQHLKSLEEDKDLDTSQGSDTLTDNAMFSENKGKGTSESPVTFFDNDIAYEFQRSGINITPPRAVSSWADIPVPAEKDKNKQEKDDTSWSNIPIKKSVSWNDMSRPDNDMPKMDNDITDNRYATEMQGQLSLNSLDDKLIKKKLNREASRNKEKDIATNLLSPRAPILSTQQLDNIDLDSLLESLNTDNQTAPPAPHQAWSDHSRPDSGRGSGEGRQTAAESSSGMTLIQKLAQMSMTQYGEDLSDIDPTTGATRKHEVHNRAPRDNREVEEDVDEESEVMSAGQRSNNEVKDLWDEKWAEKRQPVRQEVPKKQTASCGTNTSDMQPVRIITPRVPPRTQPPVAVTQKQEGFAEGLKGDKESTVFIDLRNFEQIRQEQQHSIERVQKVLGIQPERRIADSSDSDEDVEEWKEQRQKFKQQTVSSAKSTRKTYTSGDKPPVHRQPPRVINMADIPSRMRQSAGDSSASETAPVDIEEQKRRLLEEREKERQLEIVKKLREQRESERQAKLRLQKRLDALRPSASVSGRQDPAENTPTVFELDASYEPAPRSLPPVLSPDTVTVLLTIHLSSNGEIVLHRGSGNKSVDTGYGLSASYTALLTWLLALVPNSFSYLQEGVAGPQTPWILPFYVIGLQQVLLDGQLCLIVAVTPVEQFDAKYVHGKSKKNKKSESKNTTVFQQHLQKYFSTNTLHSVCPWLQNMVSMELGPPGADESDDQKYSYMYKPPLPNITTKPLSTFIHVNPDPQAAVKVFNSSVGFFWQTVDSDEARLDQDLHDEGISFDTQNTLSLIYKKIYQEPSAMMGILNRVLQLGLDLAGIRLVYPSPEQMNIQQTDNASVLSELELLNNVGAVLSLCIRGTAARSLWLDAVGPSDPALARRTDPNSLCALYGGESRDECLLFCPRTPARVQTELARWFGGRVPPGNVIDVGTPYTKKDSLRSGSPKGRRGKKVSFTDSKETSGKSKDSIEEVHRPLATLTATTKSEIILVISPLVPPQCFGIILASCQRRGYQVTGVRRTRLSNKRAAAMGITGEGLKAFCPGSASESFDASLADHVDPQGHGQWRECTFPSTILQLLKENASHSAASLVEDCMVQLTLQGIMGTLQKREGYPLESVHMFHAARYSDGLLSTLGGDFSKCFDPEVQINPSYVIPQLFTNPELEQITVLMLLGNDILKTSGLFIGKLLGMLPYSRHHQSLPFSDGLELLGMKWVPRLTVSQAKEVTPCEVGDRMWKDSLHTLATEPCLVLALRGVNAFAKLESVVQPRPSPKSGQQFNLDMIHARTAEEAYTYIRLFFTERELFSDPLARPMLPYIPVYQTKHDMHHFASSRSVKETSTYPLEETIFEQMLSGPRPFTTFLVIKPRAFQRHLSKIFKKLAQESFKIVALKIQILTTEQAQRLVPSNLQKDEIEKHEKHLTSGPCVCLCVQRENAVKRLLDLLGPEDPQSARRHSQFYWRGVFGVDPVSNAIYASKTYREAVEDEKLFFPDGLCCEETDISLQEMITCPAVDQEIAVKYSSHRDVVISTAVDSSNTDASHMLLLQTTCIVLTPLLMRQLGSHHGYVDVIDGLIAQGFEFVGGRMVWFTQEQAEHFLCSIEAGSFQQVPMLVSSPCLVLALQRDNAVLAFDTILRETFSTESSQGKSVTDSLLHKYGRLILRPSDLKQAQNVLGFFFNSLLPTSKLQIVQK